A single Arachnia propionica DNA region contains:
- the uvrB gene encoding excinuclease ABC subunit UvrB: protein MRPIDELRRQVAPFRVRADFSPSGDQPAAISELERRIRSGEKDVVLLGATGTGKTATVAWLAERLQRPVLVMQPNKTLAAQFANELRQFFPDNAVEYFVSYYDYYQPEAYVPQTDTYIEKDSSLNEEVERLRHSATSSLLTRRDCIVVATVSAIYGLGTPQEYLDQRLTLRVGEEYERSTLLRHLVDIQYNRNDLSSERGNFRVRGDVLEIFPMYEENAVRIEFFGDEIERISTLVPLTGEVLREEDEIYVFPATHYSAGPERMERAITGIEAELAIRLQDLEAQNKLLEAQRLRMRTSYDIEMMRQIGTCSGIENYSRHIDGRAAGSAPACLLDYFPEDFLLVVDESHVTIPQVGGMYEGDASRKRTLVEHGFRLPSALDNRPLKFDEFCQRIGQTVYLSATPGPYELERSDGFVEQIIRPTGLVDPEIVLKPTKGQIDDLIGEIRTRAERNERVLVTTLTKKMAEDLTDYLMAAGIRTRYLHSDIDTLKRVELLRELRLGDYDVLVGINLLREGLDLPEVSLVAILDADKEGFLRSERSLIQTIGRAARNVAGQVHMYADTITPSMAAAIDETNRRRARQLAYNTEHGIDPQPLRKRIADITEMLNREDADTESLLSGRRERGLKAGELPERELAKLIDDLTAQMHQAAADLQFELAARHRDEIADLKKELRQMIEANK from the coding sequence ATGAGACCGATTGACGAGCTTCGCCGCCAGGTGGCGCCCTTCCGGGTGCGGGCCGACTTCTCCCCTTCGGGGGATCAGCCGGCCGCGATCTCGGAGTTGGAGCGCCGCATCCGTTCCGGTGAGAAGGATGTGGTGCTCCTGGGCGCCACAGGGACGGGCAAGACCGCCACGGTGGCCTGGCTGGCGGAGCGGCTGCAACGCCCCGTCCTGGTGATGCAGCCCAACAAGACCCTCGCGGCGCAGTTCGCGAACGAGCTGCGCCAGTTCTTCCCGGACAACGCCGTCGAGTACTTCGTCTCCTACTACGACTACTACCAGCCCGAGGCCTATGTCCCGCAGACGGACACCTACATCGAGAAGGACTCCTCCCTGAACGAAGAGGTGGAGCGCCTCCGGCACTCCGCGACGAGTTCGCTGCTGACTCGCCGCGACTGCATAGTGGTGGCCACGGTGTCCGCGATCTACGGTCTGGGAACCCCGCAGGAATACCTCGACCAGCGCCTGACCCTGCGGGTCGGTGAGGAGTACGAGCGCTCCACTTTGCTGCGGCATCTCGTCGATATCCAGTACAACCGCAACGATCTCTCCTCGGAGCGGGGTAATTTCCGGGTGCGCGGGGACGTGCTGGAGATCTTCCCCATGTATGAGGAGAACGCGGTTCGCATCGAGTTCTTCGGCGACGAGATCGAACGCATCTCCACCCTGGTCCCGCTGACCGGCGAGGTGCTGCGCGAGGAGGACGAGATCTACGTCTTCCCCGCCACCCACTACTCCGCCGGACCGGAACGGATGGAACGCGCCATCACCGGGATCGAGGCGGAGCTGGCGATCCGGCTGCAGGACCTGGAGGCCCAGAACAAGCTTCTGGAGGCGCAGCGGCTTCGGATGCGCACCAGCTACGACATCGAGATGATGCGCCAGATCGGCACCTGCTCCGGGATCGAGAACTACTCCCGACACATCGACGGCCGTGCCGCGGGATCCGCACCCGCCTGCCTGCTGGACTACTTTCCGGAGGACTTTCTCCTGGTGGTCGACGAGTCCCACGTCACGATCCCGCAGGTCGGGGGCATGTACGAGGGCGACGCATCCCGGAAACGCACCCTCGTGGAGCACGGTTTCCGCCTGCCGAGCGCCCTGGACAATCGGCCCCTGAAGTTCGACGAGTTCTGCCAGCGCATCGGGCAGACCGTCTACCTCTCCGCCACCCCCGGCCCCTACGAGCTGGAACGCAGCGACGGTTTCGTCGAGCAGATCATCCGGCCCACCGGTCTGGTGGATCCGGAGATCGTCCTCAAACCGACCAAGGGCCAGATCGACGACCTCATCGGGGAGATCCGGACCCGGGCCGAACGCAACGAACGGGTGCTGGTGACCACCCTGACCAAGAAGATGGCGGAGGACCTGACCGACTACCTGATGGCCGCCGGCATCCGGACCCGCTATCTGCACTCCGACATCGACACCCTCAAGCGGGTCGAGTTGCTGCGTGAGCTGCGGCTGGGCGACTACGACGTGCTGGTGGGCATCAACCTGCTGCGGGAGGGCCTGGACCTGCCGGAGGTTTCCCTGGTGGCCATCCTCGACGCCGACAAGGAGGGTTTCCTCCGTTCGGAGCGTTCCCTGATCCAAACCATCGGCCGCGCCGCCCGCAACGTCGCCGGGCAGGTGCACATGTACGCCGACACGATCACCCCCTCGATGGCGGCCGCCATCGACGAAACCAACCGGCGGCGCGCCCGCCAGCTCGCCTACAACACCGAGCACGGCATCGATCCGCAGCCGTTGCGGAAGAGGATCGCCGACATCACGGAAATGCTGAACCGGGAGGACGCCGACACCGAGTCCCTCCTGAGCGGCCGCCGGGAACGGGGCCTGAAGGCCGGAGAGCTGCCTGAACGGGAGCTGGCGAAACTGATCGACGACCTCACCGCCCAGATGCACCAGGCGGCCGCCGATCTTCAGTTCGAGCTGGCCGCCCGCCACCGCGACGAGATCGCCGACCTGAAGAAGGAGCTCCGGCAGATGATCGAGGCCAACAAATAA
- a CDS encoding maleylpyruvate isomerase family mycothiol-dependent enzyme, whose protein sequence is MPSVPGEHFDSSLHAVREQTHTLLGRTIAYSPEDWAAPTRLPGWTRGHIAAHLIKGARGLAQVCRELLEGVSPGGYDSSLGRDCELLAISDGLHLQIELDTSAGELDQLLTQLPGRDGEVSLRPGLRISINDLPLVRLRELMLHGFDLEPEASRLDVDDDAAAPVLAFEAAHLADENDPLELVTLEGRVVRTGVRPPHRRAAGPASALLLWLARGIESEGLEYDKI, encoded by the coding sequence ATGCCGAGCGTCCCTGGGGAGCACTTCGACTCAAGCCTGCATGCTGTGCGGGAGCAGACCCACACACTCCTGGGACGTACCATCGCCTACTCCCCGGAGGACTGGGCCGCTCCAACCCGCCTGCCGGGCTGGACCCGTGGCCACATAGCCGCCCACCTGATCAAAGGCGCCCGCGGCCTGGCGCAGGTGTGCCGGGAACTTCTCGAGGGGGTTTCCCCCGGCGGTTACGACTCGTCACTGGGACGCGACTGCGAACTGCTGGCCATCTCCGACGGCCTCCACCTCCAGATCGAACTCGACACGAGCGCTGGCGAGCTGGATCAGCTCCTCACCCAGCTGCCCGGGAGAGACGGTGAGGTTTCGCTGCGACCCGGTCTGCGAATCTCCATCAATGATCTGCCCCTGGTGCGGCTCCGCGAGTTGATGCTGCACGGCTTCGACCTGGAACCGGAGGCCTCCCGACTCGACGTGGACGACGATGCCGCGGCCCCGGTGCTGGCTTTCGAAGCCGCCCATCTCGCAGATGAGAACGATCCCCTCGAACTGGTCACCCTGGAAGGACGGGTGGTGCGCACCGGGGTTCGGCCACCGCATCGGCGCGCGGCAGGTCCGGCATCCGCACTGCTCCTGTGGCTCGCCCGGGGAATCGAATCCGAAGGTCTTGAGTACGACAAGATTTGA
- the gcvH gene encoding glycine cleavage system protein GcvH, giving the protein MIKYTKDHDWLDSGDDGVAVGLTEHATSELGDVVYVELPEVGTEVTKGEEIVVIESTKATSGIVAPFDGVITEVNQTVVDSPETVNENPAGSWFFKIRPEDPSALEEYLDEDEYKALIG; this is encoded by the coding sequence ATGATCAAGTACACCAAGGACCACGATTGGCTCGACAGCGGTGACGATGGGGTCGCCGTCGGCCTCACGGAGCACGCCACCAGCGAGCTGGGTGACGTCGTCTACGTCGAACTTCCCGAGGTCGGGACCGAGGTCACCAAGGGAGAGGAGATCGTCGTGATCGAATCCACCAAGGCCACCTCCGGGATCGTCGCCCCCTTTGACGGGGTGATCACCGAGGTCAACCAGACCGTGGTGGACTCCCCCGAGACCGTCAACGAGAACCCCGCTGGTTCCTGGTTCTTCAAGATCCGGCCAGAAGATCCCTCCGCGCTCGAGGAGTACCTCGACGAGGACGAGTACAAGGCCCTGATCGGCTGA
- the coaE gene encoding dephospho-CoA kinase produces the protein MRIGLTGGIASGKSTVARKLEQLGAFTIDADVLARDVVALGTEGLKAVVARFGNSVLAADGSLDRSVLARVIFADPQARADLNAIIHPLVRERAAELEAAAPVGAVVVHVIPLLVETGQQDRFDAVVVVDTTVEEQLRRLTRRDGLTQTEAEQRVAAQASREERLGAATHVIDSSGPVRETMRQVDELWQNLST, from the coding sequence GTGCGGATCGGACTGACGGGTGGGATTGCTTCGGGCAAGTCGACGGTGGCCCGGAAACTGGAACAACTGGGCGCCTTCACGATCGACGCCGACGTTCTGGCCCGGGACGTGGTGGCCTTGGGAACCGAGGGGTTGAAGGCGGTTGTTGCTCGTTTCGGGAACTCGGTGCTCGCTGCCGACGGAAGCCTGGATCGCAGCGTGCTGGCCCGCGTGATCTTCGCCGACCCGCAGGCGCGCGCCGACCTGAACGCCATCATCCATCCCCTCGTGCGGGAACGGGCCGCCGAGTTGGAGGCCGCGGCCCCCGTGGGGGCGGTCGTGGTGCACGTCATCCCATTGCTGGTGGAGACCGGGCAGCAGGACAGGTTCGACGCGGTCGTGGTGGTGGACACCACGGTCGAGGAGCAGCTGCGCAGGTTGACGCGCCGCGACGGTCTGACACAAACCGAGGCCGAGCAGCGAGTGGCCGCCCAGGCCAGCCGCGAGGAACGGCTGGGTGCGGCCACGCACGTCATCGACAGTTCCGGTCCGGTCCGGGAAACCATGCGGCAGGTCGATGAGCTGTGGCAGAACCTCTCAACGTGA
- the gcvT gene encoding glycine cleavage system aminomethyltransferase GcvT, with product MSLSTTALHGLHEELGGRLVDFAGWELPVQFAGIIAEHQHTRKSASLFDVSHMGQVLIYPESGNLADAAAALETLIPASVAGLKEGRQRYGLFTDENGGVLDDLMFANHGDRYFLVVNAARSDHDLGLLRTLERVTVEHITDRSLLALQGPRAEEALAGLIPDAAGLRFMDSQILDWDGVTVWVSRSGYTGEDGFEISVPSAEAERLARALLGIGWVLPAGLGARDSLRLEAGMPLYGHELSPQITPVEADLGWAIPKVRRLGGSREGGFPGAGVILKQLAEGTSRKRVGLRAEGRAPVREGAKLFLSETATEPVAEVTSGGFGPTVGGPIAMAMLPTDIQPGATVHAEVRGRRLPLTVTALPFITPSYKR from the coding sequence ATGTCACTATCAACCACCGCGTTGCACGGGCTGCACGAGGAATTGGGTGGTCGTCTGGTGGATTTCGCCGGGTGGGAGCTGCCCGTGCAGTTCGCCGGAATCATCGCGGAACACCAACACACACGGAAATCCGCCTCGCTGTTCGACGTCAGCCACATGGGTCAAGTTCTGATCTACCCAGAGTCCGGGAACCTGGCTGATGCCGCCGCTGCCCTCGAGACGCTGATCCCGGCCAGCGTCGCCGGGCTGAAGGAGGGACGCCAGCGTTACGGGTTGTTCACCGACGAGAACGGCGGGGTACTGGACGACCTCATGTTCGCCAACCACGGCGACCGCTACTTCCTGGTGGTCAACGCAGCCCGTTCCGATCACGACCTCGGGTTGCTGCGCACCCTCGAAAGGGTCACGGTAGAGCACATCACGGATCGTTCACTGCTGGCCCTGCAGGGTCCCCGGGCCGAGGAGGCCCTGGCCGGGTTGATCCCGGATGCGGCCGGGTTGAGGTTCATGGACTCCCAGATCCTCGACTGGGACGGCGTGACGGTCTGGGTCTCGCGTTCCGGATACACCGGCGAGGACGGCTTCGAGATCTCCGTGCCCAGCGCCGAGGCCGAGCGCCTGGCCCGCGCCCTCCTGGGGATCGGCTGGGTGCTCCCGGCGGGACTCGGTGCCCGCGACTCGCTGCGTCTCGAGGCGGGAATGCCCCTTTACGGACACGAGCTCAGCCCTCAGATCACACCGGTCGAGGCCGACCTGGGCTGGGCGATCCCCAAGGTGCGGCGCCTGGGTGGTTCCCGCGAGGGCGGATTCCCCGGGGCCGGGGTGATCCTGAAACAGCTAGCTGAGGGCACCTCCCGCAAACGGGTCGGTCTGCGCGCCGAAGGGCGTGCCCCTGTGCGTGAAGGCGCGAAGCTGTTCCTGTCCGAAACAGCCACCGAACCAGTCGCCGAGGTCACCTCCGGCGGTTTCGGTCCCACCGTGGGCGGCCCCATCGCCATGGCGATGCTGCCCACGGACATCCAGCCCGGAGCCACCGTCCACGCCGAGGTGCGCGGCAGGCGCCTCCCGTTGACGGTCACCGCACTACCGTTCATCACACCGTCCTACAAACGCTGA
- a CDS encoding DUF3824 domain-containing protein, with protein MTQPPNQPYNPNQPYNQGQGYDPSQGQGYNPTQGQSYNPSQGQGYNPTQGQSYNPTQGQGYNPTQGQGYNPNQPYDPAQAQQQAAQQQYEAQQQYEAQQGTPKKRFGARKIISFVITIAVLGFGAWSLWQNFAQNQALTTGKCLTIKVTSDKDNSVEPKEVDCSDKSQYSWEVAQVTTAQSLCPADTEYAIELTRSSRRSGKTTTEKVACLIPNLHQDVCYAKQQGNDEEPLKVADCSTADIKVTKRAENTSESCGENEKPHTINTPARTYCLAPAK; from the coding sequence ATGACGCAACCGCCGAATCAACCGTACAACCCCAACCAACCCTACAACCAGGGTCAGGGCTACGACCCGAGCCAGGGCCAAGGCTACAACCCCACCCAAGGCCAGAGCTACAACCCGAGCCAAGGTCAGGGCTACAACCCCACCCAAGGCCAGAGCTACAACCCCACCCAAGGTCAGGGCTACAACCCCACCCAAGGCCAGGGCTACAACCCCAATCAGCCCTACGACCCCGCCCAGGCACAGCAGCAGGCGGCTCAGCAGCAGTACGAAGCCCAGCAGCAGTACGAAGCTCAGCAGGGAACACCGAAGAAGCGCTTCGGGGCACGTAAGATCATCAGCTTCGTCATCACCATCGCGGTCCTCGGTTTTGGCGCTTGGTCGTTGTGGCAAAACTTCGCCCAAAACCAGGCTCTCACGACAGGCAAGTGCCTCACCATCAAAGTCACCTCTGACAAAGACAACTCCGTGGAGCCGAAAGAGGTGGACTGCTCCGACAAGTCTCAGTATTCGTGGGAAGTGGCCCAAGTCACCACGGCACAGAGCCTGTGCCCTGCGGACACCGAGTACGCGATCGAGCTCACACGCTCATCCCGGCGGAGCGGTAAGACCACGACCGAGAAGGTGGCCTGTCTGATTCCCAATCTGCATCAGGACGTCTGCTACGCCAAGCAGCAGGGCAACGACGAAGAACCTCTCAAGGTGGCGGACTGCTCCACGGCGGACATCAAGGTCACCAAACGCGCCGAGAACACTTCTGAATCCTGCGGCGAGAACGAGAAGCCCCACACCATCAACACCCCGGCACGGACCTACTGCCTTGCCCCAGCCAAATGA
- the rpsA gene encoding 30S ribosomal protein S1, translated as MSSSTTEASTVAVDDFGSPEAFMAAVDATIKYFNDGDIVSGTVVKVDRDEVLLDIGYKTEGVIPSKELSIKHDVDPFDVVRVGDEIEALVQQKEDKEGRLILSKKRAQYERAWGTIEKIKEEDGVVSGSVIEVVKGGLIVDIGLRGFLPASLVEMRRVRDLQPYVGMELEAKIIELDKNRNNVVLSRRAWLEQTQSEVRQTFLNQLQKGQIRKGVVSSIVNFGAFVDLGGVDGLVHVSELSWKHIDHPNEVVEVGTPVTVEVLEVDMDRERVSLSLKATQEDPWQTFARLHQIGQIVPGKVTKLVPFGAFVRVGDGIEGLVHVSELAERHVEIPEQVVSVGDEVMVKVIDIDLERRRVSLSLKQANEGVDVAADEFDASLYGMADSYDEQGNYIYPEGFDPETNEWKPGYEEQQAAWEQQYAEAQARWEAHKRQVAEAAEAERQAATTAGTGYASTSTEPVEGSLASDEALQALREKLTGSN; from the coding sequence ATGTCCTCCTCCACCACTGAGGCCTCGACCGTAGCGGTCGACGATTTCGGTTCCCCGGAAGCCTTCATGGCGGCCGTCGACGCCACCATCAAGTACTTCAACGACGGCGACATCGTCTCCGGGACTGTCGTCAAGGTCGACCGGGATGAAGTCCTCCTCGACATCGGTTACAAGACCGAAGGTGTCATCCCATCCAAGGAACTCTCCATCAAGCACGACGTCGATCCCTTCGACGTGGTCCGGGTCGGCGACGAGATCGAAGCCCTGGTTCAGCAGAAGGAGGACAAGGAGGGCCGCCTGATCCTGTCCAAGAAACGCGCCCAGTACGAGCGCGCCTGGGGCACGATCGAGAAGATCAAGGAAGAAGATGGCGTCGTCTCCGGTTCCGTCATCGAGGTGGTCAAGGGCGGTTTGATCGTCGACATCGGCCTGCGCGGGTTCCTGCCCGCATCGCTGGTCGAGATGCGCCGCGTCCGCGACCTCCAGCCCTACGTCGGCATGGAACTCGAGGCCAAGATCATCGAACTGGACAAGAACCGCAACAACGTGGTGCTGTCGCGTCGCGCCTGGCTGGAGCAGACCCAGTCCGAGGTTCGCCAGACCTTCCTCAACCAGCTGCAGAAGGGCCAGATCCGCAAGGGCGTGGTCTCCTCCATCGTCAACTTCGGCGCGTTCGTGGATCTTGGTGGGGTCGACGGCCTGGTTCACGTCTCCGAACTGAGCTGGAAGCACATCGATCACCCGAACGAGGTCGTGGAGGTCGGAACCCCGGTCACCGTCGAGGTGCTCGAGGTGGACATGGACCGCGAGCGCGTGTCCCTGTCGCTGAAGGCAACCCAGGAAGATCCGTGGCAGACCTTCGCGCGCCTGCACCAGATCGGTCAGATCGTGCCCGGCAAGGTCACCAAGCTGGTTCCGTTCGGTGCGTTCGTCCGTGTCGGCGACGGCATCGAAGGCCTGGTGCACGTCTCCGAACTGGCTGAACGTCACGTCGAGATCCCGGAGCAGGTCGTCTCCGTTGGCGACGAGGTGATGGTCAAGGTCATCGACATCGACCTGGAGCGCCGCCGCGTCTCCCTGTCGCTGAAGCAGGCCAACGAAGGTGTCGACGTGGCCGCCGACGAGTTCGACGCCTCCCTCTACGGTATGGCCGACAGCTACGACGAGCAGGGCAACTACATCTACCCCGAGGGCTTCGACCCGGAGACCAACGAGTGGAAGCCCGGCTACGAGGAGCAGCAGGCCGCTTGGGAGCAGCAGTACGCCGAGGCCCAGGCCCGCTGGGAGGCCCACAAGCGTCAGGTGGCCGAGGCCGCCGAGGCCGAACGCCAGGCAGCCACCACGGCCGGCACCGGCTACGCCTCCACCTCCACCGAACCCGTCGAGGGCTCCCTTGCCTCCGATGAGGCCCTCCAGGCCCTTCGTGAGAAGCTGACCGGCAGCAACTGA
- a CDS encoding putative quinol monooxygenase, giving the protein MAVSLIARSECRDGARELVAGLIGAYSEHVNASPGTVRFEVHTERDNPNQFVVIECYRDEDAFKAHLADSENAVFNDKLRPLISGDASELTFLEVP; this is encoded by the coding sequence GTGGCGGTGAGTCTGATCGCCCGGTCCGAGTGTCGTGACGGGGCGCGAGAATTGGTTGCCGGCCTGATCGGGGCCTACTCGGAGCACGTGAACGCCTCACCCGGAACGGTGCGTTTCGAGGTGCACACGGAACGCGACAACCCGAACCAGTTCGTGGTCATCGAGTGCTACCGGGATGAGGACGCCTTCAAGGCCCACCTGGCCGATTCCGAGAACGCGGTGTTCAACGACAAGCTCAGGCCGTTGATCTCGGGGGACGCCTCCGAACTGACCTTTCTCGAGGTTCCGTAA
- the gcvP gene encoding aminomethyl-transferring glycine dehydrogenase, whose protein sequence is MSTWNPTSYDPDDFANRRHIGPSPAEMETMLSAIGVGSLDELIDQTVPAGLRQAEPLAWEPLTEGAVLGELRRIASRNRIRTSMIGQGYYGTITPPAIQRNILENPAWYTSYTPYQPEISQGRLEALLNFQTMISDLTGLEIANASLLDEATAAAEAMNMAFAAGKRRKSRFFAAADLHPQILSVLATRARPLGIELVIGEVEDLNVDGLFGAIFAYPGTHGHLRDHTARCEVLHEAGALAIVAADLLALTLLKEPGAMGFDIAIGSAQRFGVPMGFGGPHAAFMACRDKLKRTMPGRLVGVSKDSAGNRAYRLALQTREQHIRREKATSNVCTAQALLAVMASFYAVFHGPAGLKAIGQRVHLMAVTLAEHLRAGGAVVEPDEFFDTITVRVGVGQAGIIAAAEQRGINLRRVGRDRVGISVDETTTLETLASVLDAFGIEPATKLSRRPAIPDALLRTSEYLTHPVFHMNRAESEMMRYMRRLADRDLALDRAMIPLGSCTMKLNAAAEMMPITWPEFAGLHPFAPASQSEGYRELAADLGKLLCEITGYDAFSMQPNSGAQGEYAGLRTIAAYHRANGDERDVCLIPTSAHGTNPASATMAGMRVVAVKSAENGDIDLDDFAARAEEAGDRLAAAMITYPSTHGVFEDTVRRVCEITHAHGGQVYIDGANMNALVGLVRPGDLGGDVSHVNLHKTFAIPHGGGGPGMGPIGVKEHLQPHLPGDPATGEEGAVSAAALGSASILPISWAYIRLMGGSGLTQATRVAILSANYLACRLSEAYPILYRGGNGRVAHECIVDTRIFARHGVTVDDFAKRLIDHGFHAPTMSFPVAGTLMVEPTESETLAELDRFVTAMLDIAREADDVASGRIATEESPLRRAPHTVEDLVADWDRPYSREQGCFPAGAFRVDKYWPPVGRVDNAYGDRHLVCSCPAWEGTTA, encoded by the coding sequence ATGAGCACCTGGAACCCCACCAGCTACGACCCGGACGACTTCGCCAATCGCCGCCACATCGGCCCGAGCCCGGCCGAAATGGAGACCATGCTCTCGGCGATCGGGGTCGGCAGCCTCGACGAGTTGATCGACCAGACCGTGCCCGCCGGCCTCCGCCAGGCCGAACCGCTTGCCTGGGAGCCGCTGACGGAGGGCGCCGTGCTGGGTGAGCTGCGCAGGATCGCCTCCAGGAACCGGATCCGGACATCGATGATCGGCCAGGGCTACTACGGCACGATCACTCCCCCGGCGATCCAGCGCAACATCCTCGAGAACCCCGCCTGGTACACCTCCTACACCCCGTACCAGCCGGAGATCTCGCAGGGAAGACTGGAGGCGCTGCTGAACTTCCAGACCATGATCAGCGACCTGACCGGACTGGAGATCGCCAACGCCTCCCTGCTCGACGAGGCCACCGCCGCCGCGGAGGCGATGAACATGGCGTTCGCGGCGGGCAAGCGCAGGAAGTCGCGATTCTTCGCCGCGGCCGACCTGCACCCGCAGATCCTCAGCGTCCTGGCCACCCGGGCCCGTCCGCTGGGCATCGAACTGGTGATCGGCGAGGTCGAGGACCTGAACGTCGACGGCCTGTTCGGGGCCATCTTCGCCTATCCCGGCACCCACGGGCACCTGCGGGACCACACCGCGCGGTGCGAGGTCCTGCACGAGGCGGGTGCCCTGGCGATCGTGGCCGCCGACCTGCTGGCCCTGACCCTGCTGAAGGAACCAGGGGCGATGGGATTCGACATCGCGATCGGTTCGGCCCAGCGTTTCGGGGTCCCGATGGGTTTCGGTGGCCCGCACGCCGCGTTCATGGCCTGCCGGGACAAGCTGAAACGCACCATGCCCGGACGCCTGGTCGGGGTGTCCAAGGACAGCGCGGGCAATCGCGCCTACCGCCTGGCCCTCCAGACCCGGGAACAGCACATCAGGCGCGAGAAGGCCACGTCGAACGTCTGCACGGCCCAGGCGCTACTGGCGGTGATGGCGTCCTTCTACGCCGTCTTCCACGGCCCGGCCGGCCTCAAGGCAATCGGCCAGCGGGTCCATCTGATGGCGGTCACCCTCGCGGAGCACCTGCGCGCGGGGGGCGCCGTCGTCGAACCGGACGAGTTCTTCGACACGATCACCGTCCGGGTGGGGGTCGGCCAGGCGGGCATCATCGCCGCAGCCGAGCAGCGGGGCATCAACCTGCGCCGCGTCGGCCGCGACAGGGTGGGCATCTCGGTGGACGAAACCACCACCCTGGAGACCCTCGCGTCGGTGCTGGACGCCTTCGGTATCGAACCGGCCACTAAGCTCAGCCGGCGCCCAGCGATCCCGGATGCCCTGCTGCGCACCTCCGAGTACCTGACCCACCCGGTCTTCCACATGAACCGGGCCGAATCGGAAATGATGCGCTACATGCGCCGCCTCGCCGACCGGGACCTGGCACTGGACCGGGCGATGATCCCGCTGGGTTCCTGCACCATGAAACTGAACGCCGCGGCCGAGATGATGCCGATCACCTGGCCGGAGTTCGCAGGCCTGCACCCGTTCGCGCCCGCCTCACAGTCGGAGGGATACCGGGAACTGGCGGCGGACCTGGGGAAGCTGCTGTGCGAGATCACAGGCTACGACGCGTTCTCGATGCAACCCAACAGCGGCGCCCAGGGCGAGTACGCGGGGCTGCGGACGATCGCCGCCTATCACCGCGCCAACGGTGACGAGCGAGACGTCTGCCTGATCCCGACCTCGGCCCACGGCACGAACCCCGCTTCGGCGACCATGGCCGGCATGAGGGTTGTGGCGGTGAAGTCCGCCGAGAACGGCGACATCGACCTCGACGACTTCGCCGCCAGGGCGGAGGAGGCCGGCGACCGGTTGGCGGCCGCGATGATCACCTACCCGTCCACGCACGGCGTTTTCGAGGACACCGTCAGAAGGGTCTGCGAGATCACACACGCCCACGGCGGGCAGGTTTACATCGATGGCGCGAACATGAACGCCCTGGTCGGTCTCGTTCGCCCGGGGGACCTGGGTGGCGATGTCAGCCACGTGAACCTGCACAAAACCTTCGCCATCCCGCACGGCGGTGGCGGCCCCGGCATGGGACCCATCGGCGTGAAGGAACACCTGCAACCGCACCTGCCGGGTGACCCGGCAACGGGAGAGGAGGGCGCGGTCTCGGCCGCCGCTCTCGGGTCGGCCTCGATCCTGCCGATCTCGTGGGCCTACATCCGGCTCATGGGCGGCAGCGGGCTGACCCAGGCCACTCGGGTGGCGATCCTGAGCGCCAACTACCTCGCCTGCAGGCTCTCGGAGGCGTATCCGATCCTGTACCGCGGCGGGAACGGCCGGGTGGCTCACGAGTGCATCGTGGACACGCGCATCTTCGCGCGTCACGGCGTCACCGTCGATGATTTCGCCAAACGGCTGATCGATCACGGTTTCCACGCCCCCACCATGTCCTTCCCGGTGGCGGGCACGTTGATGGTGGAACCCACGGAGTCGGAGACCCTGGCCGAACTGGACCGGTTCGTCACCGCGATGCTGGACATCGCCCGCGAGGCCGACGACGTGGCCTCGGGGAGGATCGCCACCGAGGAGTCGCCGCTGCGCCGCGCCCCCCACACCGTGGAGGATCTCGTCGCCGACTGGGACCGTCCCTACTCGCGCGAGCAGGGCTGTTTCCCGGCCGGTGCGTTCCGGGTGGACAAGTACTGGCCGCCCGTCGGAAGGGTGGACAACGCCTACGGCGACCGGCACCTGGTGTGCAGCTGCCCTGCTTGGGAGGGCACCACGGCCTGA